In a genomic window of Myotis daubentonii chromosome 18, mMyoDau2.1, whole genome shotgun sequence:
- the VPS72 gene encoding vacuolar protein sorting-associated protein 72 homolog, whose product MSLAGGRAPRKTAGNRLSGLLEAEEEDEFYQTTYGGFTEESGDDEYQGDQSDTEDEVDSDFDIDEGDEPSSDGEAEEPRRKRRVVTKAYKEPLKSLRPRKVSTPAGSSQKTREEKTLLPLELQDDGSDSRKSMRQSTAEHTRQTFLRVQERQGQSRRRKGPHCERPLTQEELLREAKITEELNLRSLETYERLEADRKKQVHKKRKCPGPVITYHSVTAPLLGEPGPKEENVDVEGLDPAPTASALTPQAGTGTGTGTETGTGTGTETGTGTGTGTETGTGTGTGTGTGTGTTTRTVVPPPRCSRTFITFSDDATFEEWFPQVRPPKVPVREVCPVTHRPALYRDPVTDIPYATARAFKIIREAYKKYITAHGLPPTASALGPGPPPPEPLPGSGPRALRQKIVIK is encoded by the exons ATGAGTTTGGCTGGGGGCCGGGCCCCACGGAAGACCGCGGGAAACCGGCTTTCCGGGCTTCtagaggcagaggaggaagatgagTTCTACCAGACGACTTATGGGGGTTTCACGGAG GAATCGGGTGATGATGAGTATCAAGGGGACCAGTCAGACACAGAGGATGAAGTGGACTCTGACTTTGACATTGACGAAGGAGATGAACCATCCAGTGATGGAGAAGCAGAAGAGCCCAGAAGGAAGCGCCGAGTAGTCACCAAAGCCTATAAG GAACCTCTCAAGAGCTTGAGGCCTCGAAAGGTCAGTACCCCAGCTGGTAGCTCTCAGAAGACCCGAGAAGAGAAGACACTGCTACCACTAGAACTACAGGATGATGGCTCTGACA GTCGGAAGTCCATGCGTCAATCTACAGCTGAACATACACGACAAACATTCCTGCGGGTACAGGAAAGGCAGGGCCAGTCACGGCGGCGAAAGGGACCCCACTGTGAGCGGCCACTGACCCAGGAGGAGCTGCTCAGGGAGGCCAAGATCACAGAAGAGCTCAACTTACGTTCACTGG AGACATATGAGCGACTTGAGGCTGACAGAAAGAAGCAGGTTCATAAGAAGCGGAAGTGCCCTGGGCCTGTAATCACCTATCATTCAGTGACAGCGCCGCTGCTGGGGGAGCCAGGCCCTAAGGAAGAGAATGTGGACGTGGAAGG ACTTGATCCTGCTCCCACGGCTTCTGCATTGACTCCCCAGGCCGGGACTGGAACCGGGACTGGAACCGAGACTGGAACCGGGACTGGAACCGAGACTGGAACCGGGACCGGGACTGGAACTGAGACTGGAACCGGGACTGGAACTGGGACTGGAACCGGGACTGGAACCACAACTAGAACCGTCGTCCCTCCTCCTCGCTGCTCACGTACCTTCATTACTTTTAGTGATGATGCAACATTTGAGGAATGGTTTCCCCAAGTGCGGCCCCCAAAGGTCCCAGTTCGGGAGGTATGCCCAGTGACCCATCGCCCAGCCCTATACCGGGACCCTGTTACAGACATACCCTACGCTACTGCACGAGCCTTCAAGATTATCCGTGAGGCCTACAAGAAGTACATCACTGCCCACGGACTGCCACCAACTgcctcagccctgggccctggcccacCACCTCCTGAGCCCCTTCCTGGCTCTGGGCCTCGAGCCTTGCGCCAGAAAATTGTCATCAAATGA